The Naumovozyma castellii chromosome 2, complete genome sequence GTGCCAAGGATGGTTCATCTTTGGATCAAAATGATCATTATGCTGATGCGGTATCCTCTGACATGAATAAAGGTGCATATAAGGATAAAGattccttttcctttacGAACTCTTTGAGCTCAAACTCAGTTAGAAGTGTACAGCATGTTGAGCATGAGCCTACAGAAAGTGAATCTCCACATCAACGTTACAACGAGGTGGATGATAACGACTCCCACATGAGCTTGTTTGAAGACAATACCTCACAGAGGACGGGAGATCAAGTCTTAAGAGTCACTAACGCTGCAACCAGCTCAATCGCTTCAAGTAATAGGGATTCCAGTACTATGAGAAGTCCAAATATTAATTACTCAcattttgattcttcttcagatgaGCATACTAACAGCCAGGCAGAAATTATGGTTCCTGAAGAACCACCTAGAAGATTTAGAATTGCAAACGAAGAAAAACCTACCTTTTTTgtaaatgaagatgatagtACAACTCTTGATTTTGAAAGTGACAAAGCCCTTGATACAGTTCCATCACCTACAAGTTCTTATAGTGAAAGGATTATATCTAATTCTAGAGTGAATATATTAGAAAATACGCTTCAATTGCCAAATGATACTCAAAGTAGTATCACAGCCAGTACAACTAGTATTACCAAGAGTTTACACAACCCACCAAAGGTCAAAGATGGATCAATCCAAGCCGATATGTATGGATCCCCACCAACCAAATTGGGAATGAATAGTCCTATTTCTAATGCTGACACTACAGCCGTCTATAGTACACCAAGTAAGAAGAGCTCCAAATCAACCTCTGCAGCTACTTCAGTATTGTCGCCGAAATCGGAAAGAAATGTTAGATTAGTCTCCAGTTatgttgaagaattaagaCTAAAATATTACAAGACGTCAAACTTCCTACAAGCTCCTCCTAACTTACCGTCCTCCTTAAAGCAGAAAAACAATTTGATTCAACCGAAGAATATTAAAGTTAGGATAAGAACAAGTTCAAAACAAATTGGTATCAAACACGGAAGGGTGAAGCAGAAATTATTGACTTTGGAAACGACtaacgaagaagaaggtgagAACCAAAAAGATAAGATAAATGTGGATCATACTAAAGAATTCCATAAATTGTTAAATAGAGAAAGTAGTCGTATCAGAAGAGGGGACAGCGAAATGGACGACGCTTCAGAAGATTACTTAAATGATATCCCAGGAGATGAAGCTTATGATAGCGATGATGTAATGGCACCATTACGAGAGAAGAAGACGGACGCTAATGCAAAAAACATTTCAAGGAGCAATACCGTGGTAAGTTACTATACCAAGAAGCAAAATAGGTTAAGAAGCGGTACTGTTGATATTGATTACTTATCCAATCGGGAACTACCGACTGGAATATCTATATCTGACTACAAAGAAAACGATATGATGGACCCACAAAGATCTAGCTCCATCAATAGTGAGAAATCGGACTTAACCAATCTAAATTTCTCATTTGGCACCAGCTTACATGTTGCAAATCCTGATTCTGATTGAGTCTATATTATAGTTTATATATTCGACCTTTGATAGACGTTATTTTACTATTGTGTTAATATGATAATGTAATTACTTGTGTCgtttttgaagaaaggtTACCCAGGCTGTTTTGACGTATgaattgatatttttttgtttcgACGTGTTTGGAATTTATACAAATCCAGTACGACAAGCTATCTAAAAGGGAAGAGAACAAATAACTTGGGAAGTTCTTCCAATACCGATAAAGgccaattgaaaaagatgtCAGTTGATACTAAGCAACCAGCTTACACTCTGGTCTTTGACCCTTCTTCTAATGGGCAAACATATTCAGCAACGGATTTTCAGAAATCGCTTGAAAAGGGATCTGATGAAGAGAAGATTGTCACCATGAAGGCTATTTTGGCTACCATGTTGGAAGGGAATCCCTTGCCAGAGCTATTGATGCatattattagatttgTCATGCCATCAAAGAACAagcaattgaagaaattaatttatttttattggGAAATTGTTCCAAAACTAGATGAAGATGGCAAGTTAAGACATGAAATGATTCTGGTTTGTAATGCTATTCAACATGATTTGCAACATCCAAATGAGTATATTAGAGGTAATACTTTAAGATTTTTAACCAAACTAAGAGAATCTGAACTGTTAGAACAAATGGTTCCATCTGTTCTTGCATGTTTGGACTATCGTCATGCCTACGTGCGTAAGTATGCTATTCTCGCTGTATTTTCTATTTATAAGGTCAGCTCTCACTTATTGCCTGATGCAAAGGAAATCATTAGCACCTTTTTGGCAGCTGAAACAGACCCGATCTGTAAAAGAAATGCATTCCTTGCTCTCTCTGAATTAGATCGTGAAGGAGCATTGACCTACTTAGAAGCAAACATTACCAATATTGAGGGTTTAGATCCTTTATTGCAAGCATCCtttgttgaatttattagaaCAGATGCTACCCACACACCATCTTTGAAGAGTCAGTACATCGAGCTCTTGTTGGAATTATTGTCAAGCGCTACTAGCGATGAAGTTATTTTTGAGACTGCCTTAGCTTTGACAGTCTTAACTTCCAATCAATCCATTCTTGTTGCAACGGTAACAAAGTTGGTGGATTTGGCTGTCAGAGTATCTGATAATAATGTGAAATTGATCGTTCTAGACAGAATCCAAGATATCAATGCAAGTAACCCAGGATCTTTAGAAGAGTTAACTGTTGATATTTTACGTGTCCTGAATGCTGAAGATTTAGACGTACGTTCCAAGGCTCTTGATATTTCCATGAGTCTTGTTACTTCAAGAAATGTTGAAGATGTTTTACAATTACTGAAGAAGGAAGTTCAAACCACTGTCAACAATAAAGACAATGATAAATCAATGGAATACAGAACACTATTGATAAAGACAATTCGTACTGTCGCAATCAAGTTTGGTGAAATGGCTGGCAACGTTGTTTCTTTACTACTGGATTTTATCAGTGATTTGAATTCGGTTGCTGCCAGTGGTGTCATTGTCTTCATTAAGGAAGTCATGGAAAAATATCCTCAATTAAGAGAGTCTCTATTGAATAACTTACTTCTCAAACTTGATGATTTGAAGTCAGCTAAGGCATACCGTGGTGCTCTGTGGATTTTAGGTGAATATGCTGAGACGGAACATGAGATCCAGGATTGTTGGAAACATATTCGTACCAGTGTTGGAGAAGTCCCTATCTTGCAGTCTGAAAAGAGTAAATTAAACAAGAATAAGgaaggtgaagaagatgaagaaaaagaattgaCTCAAAAACAAGGTGGCCCAATTATTTTGCCAGATGGTACATACGCTACAGAAAGTGCATTTGGTGCTAACGAGCAAAAGGAAGTGtcagaagatgaagaagaagataagaGACCACCTATTCGTCGTTTCGTATTAAGTGGTGATTTCTATACTGCTTCCATCCTCGCAAGCACTATTATAAAGTTAGTGTtaagatttgaaaaattatccAAAAATGCAGGTATCATAAATGCTTTGAAAGCAGAAGGTCTTTTGATTTTGGTGAGTATAATTAGGGTTGGTCAAAGTTCATTAGTTAAGAAACCTATTGACGAGGATTCAACAGAAAGATTACTGTCCGCCATTGCTATTTTGATGGATGAAACCaatccaaatgaaaaatcttCTGAGCGTGAGCTACTGGAACTAGCTTTCTTGCAAGCAACCAAggaatctttcaaatcccAAATTGCCGCTTCCAAACGTataaacaagaaaatatccACTAAATCATTAGGAGAAAATGCTGAACTTATTGAAAAGCCAATTATCTTTAGACAGCTTGTCGGTGAAGATTCGAATATAGTTCAAAAAGACAGCATTCAAGAAGACTTGGAACTTGCTATAAAGGGGAACGCGGCCAGATCTAATACCCACTCAGTAACGTCAAtgttaaaaaaaattgttccATTAACAGGGTTTTCAGATCCTGTATATGCGGAAGTTTATATCACAAATAACCAATTTGACGTTGTTCTGGATGTTTTACTTGTTAATCAAACAAAGgaaacattgaaaaacttACATATTCAATTTGCTACAATCGGTGATCTAAAGATCATTGAAAACCCGCCAAGAGTTAACGTTGTACCACATGGGTTCCATAGAGTTACTGTTACGGTAAAGGTCTCATCAGCAGATACTGGTGTCGTCTTCGGTAACATTATTTACGATGGTGGTCATGGTCAAGATGCACGTTATGTCATTTTGAATGATGTTCACATAGATATTATGGACTACATCAAACCATCTAAGACTGATGCCGATAATTTCCGTTCTATGTGGAACAGATTCGAATGggaaaacaaaatatctGTTAAATGTGATCTACCTTCTTTGCCAAACTATTTGGATGAATTAGTTAAAGGTACGAATATGAATGTTTTAACGAACCTAGAATCATTAAATGACAACTCAAGATTTTTAAGTTGTAACTTATATGCCAAATCCTCGTTTGGTGAAGAGGCATTGGCTAATGTTTGTGTAGAGAGAGATGTGGAGACGAAATCAATTGTTGGTACAGTTCGTATTCGTTCAAAGGGACAAGGCCTAGCCTTATCATTAGGTGATAGAGTAGCAATGATTGCTAAGGAAAGCAAGGCTTTCAAGCTGGCACGCGTTTAGAATGGATCTCAGATAAGTCATATTACGTTGATGTATATATCACGTGGATTAATAAATACTATatacaaataaaataaatctaTAAAAATGAACGGAACCTTTTGTTTAATAGATGGATTTACCGATTTGTATTAAACGATACAGTACAGAATTTATATATGGTAACAAACTATAGACAGGAGGAGTggttcttcaaaatattaattttctATACTAGCCTTTTGTGACTTTTGAACAGGAAGCTGAAATGCACTTACAAGCATCCTCGCTTGTTCGTTTGTTTGTGCGGTtgtattaatattaatgtGCATACCAAATGTCTTGGGCCATAAATCCTGGTTTGCATCAATTTCGGgaaaaaatttaacatCTTCCTCATTCAGACCAAAGGATAGACCACCAAATCTGTTTCCTGACTTGCCACTGATTCCCCTATATTCTCTAATTCTTGGTAAAACTATTTCACTCAAAGTCGTTAAGAATTGTGACATTGGGTATCCCTTTAATTCAAGTTTGGCACCCATTTGATGTCCCTTTCTTATCTTCCATGTTGGTACATCTGATCTCGAATAGATTACCTGTGGTTTGCAACCTGTAATTTGTTGGATTTGTAAAGCTGCACTAATAGCCAATAGTTGGTTATCTCTTGCTTCCTTCACGTAACAATTCAATACAacactttcaatttgagGTATATTATCCCATTTAATGGGGTGAATATCAGGATATTGTGCTTCTGATCCCTTTGGCTTTCTTAAAGGTCTATTTATATGATATGGAGATGAACCGTCCCATTCTCGCATTTTCAAACCTTTCTTAATCTCTGGATTATGATTATAATTCATAAGTAAAAGATCAGGTTGTATAGAGTTAAAATAATGTTCTTGGACTCGATCTTGACATACATGTAAAGGTTTAAAGGACGGAGATCTTATATCCCTTTTATCGTAGTTTAATTCAGGAAATCTTGGGGATAGTCTATTCTTGTCAATCTTCACAAGATGATGGACAGGTTCCACCAATGAGTAGGCTGACTTGGATATACAATTGGTTCTAGAGAAGTTCCTCGTTGGAACTAAAATAAATCTATTCATAGTTATTTGACCAAAGCTGTCCAATACGTTTATGTTGGTGTTCGTCTAGGCTCCCTGTAAAATCTTAGTGACGTTTTTGTAATAAACCTTAGAGAAACGGTTTCTTTCAATACCAGGAAGTGGACTTGGTAACGCTATCTAACTTCTTGTCAGTGTTTAAATCTTGACCTTGAACAAGTAAGAGACCCGTTAAAACATCTAAGGCGATTATCTGAAAAATTCGGCTCATCAGCAACATCAAAGTATAGCTACCAAAACACACCATTATAAAGCTTATATAAAGATAGCTAGCAAGTATGGGTGGCCGACCATTTGATGTACCTATTCCAGAAGAACCTAAGGCTCCATTCCCCATTATCACAGAATATTGTGATATCGTATGTGGGTTTGGTCGTGGATCCACTGATTTAGGTATTCCAACCGCTAATGTTGAAATTGAGGAAGTCCCACCAAGAATGAATCTATTAGACCTAGGTGTATACTTTGGGTTTGCCCATTTAGAAAAAGTGGATAAGGAACTTACTCATGTTAATCGAAAGGATGGGCAGAAAGTAGCTTATAATTATGGGAGCCATCTAACCGAGGAGAATGGTGATTTGGATATTCTTCCCATGGTTCTATCCATTGGTAGAAACCCCTTCTATGGTAATGATTTTAAGACTATAGAATTGCATATTCTTCATGATTTTACTGATAATTTTTATGGTGCTAAAGTtaaatttaacattttGGGCCATATCAGGCAAGAGTTAGATTATACAACAAAGGAGGCCTTGATAAGAGATATAAACATTGACATTGAGATTGCCCGTTCAACTCTATTGAAAAAGTCTTATCTTAAGTATAAAGAAGAACTTAGATGTTAGAGAGCATCAGAAGCCTTTAGTAACTGTTCTAAAATAAATGGATATGGTTTTGCAATCTGATAGAGAATTTTTATCTATAAAGAGTACATAACGTTAcaatattgttgttaaacaacaaataaatcttcaaatgcaTCCAGATCATCAGGCAAATAGGATTCACAAAATTTGTGTAAACTTGAATTGTCTTCCAGACTGTATTTTGATGCTTTTTTCCATATGTTATTTACAATGTGTGCTCTTCTTTCCAGATAGGACTTAGATGgatcaaaaaatattagatGACAATACAAGGACCAGAATTTTGCATTTTTTGTATAGTACTCTATATTGGTATTAATAAGATACTGGAATATCTGTTCCTCGATTAACTGTGTATTTTCTTTCGTTTGAAGTTGAAGTAAAGCTTCTAATATCATTTCTTGTCCGGATCTTTCTGTTCCATAAGACAAACGTTTTATGATCTTGTCAAACACTTTTGGAGGCAGCAAAGAGAGAGTTTgagaatttgaatatcGACTTTGGCCTTGCGTTTTACTcatgaatatttgaaattgaataaaatcCCAAAATATGTCAAAGTCATCCGATTTTTCTATCTCATTTAAATAAGAAGTTTCCACTTGTTCTAGTAGTCGGGAGAGTGTATCAAACTGGTTCATTTTTGAGAGAATGGAATAGAGGAATCGCATAATGGAAgttttctttaatgacATACTTAGTGCTCTCAAAAGTACATTCTTGGCAGTGACAAGATCGTCATTTTTCTCTATTAACCACTGGGCGTACTTTATCCAAACTATATCATATGCTGCTAGGGGTATTAACGCCCTTTGGAAATTTAAGTGAGTTAATGGCTTtacattcaaatttattgtGTActccaaatatttctccCACGTCGAAATTTCATCTGATGAGATCAATGTCCCTTGAGAGGTAAAGTAATGTGTATAAAGTTTTGATTCgaataaggaaaaaataTCCAGTACTTGACATTGAACCACGGTATATAGTTCCTTAGttgattttttaataagTGTCTTTGCCTCTGCCAAGTATGGACCCCGTCTACCATTATACTTGACATcgattttcaatttattcagTAAGTCATTTTGAGGAGCTATTCTACATAGTTGTGATAAATCATTTATCGAATCAATCTGTCGTAGCCAAATTGCATAGAATTTGCTGAATGAATGTAATGGgatttccaatattttccttaaaACAATTAGGTACCTGCCATTATTTGCGCATCTTTCTTGCAATTGTTCTAGATACAAATCCCAAAATTCACCACTAAGGAAATGTAACCCAATGAAACGTTCCGCAAGctcatatttcttaaacAATTGTTTTGAATCTGGTATTACCTCGTTACAAAGTTTCAAATATGAGACCCATATTAATAGCGACCTTTGATTGAAAACATTTAGTGCATGTTTGAATATCTTGTGCATCTTGGAGACATTCCCCAATTTATATTCGAAAAGGGCATAATCCACGTAgtaattttccaaatatgggAAATAGAACAGCATGGAAGTATATGTATTTCTTATTAGTTTCTGTATTTGTGGATCTAGTGCTTTATTCAATGGCgaggaaaataatatgaGATGGTTTAATAATGCTTCCCAATTAGACAATTCCCTAGGGAACTTTGTCACTTGCAAGGTCAGGGATGAAAACTTTTCATCATCGAGAAGTGAGTTATATTTGTCCATCTTAGCAGTATCAGGGCTTGGATTGGTCCCAAGATTCACAAAGATAATGCTCTTTCGTTGTTGCTATGATTTTTTCTACTATTGAAGTTCACTCTacaatcaatatttttgaaattttgtcTTAGGCGCTTGAAAGAGCTTAATGTCAGTAAATTCAGACAcatattgaaaaactaAATAACACAATAAATTAAGTTAAACGTTTATCGACTATGTAACAATAAATAActatttgaataaataaaaggGGTACATAACTTCTTCTTATGTATGCCCCTCATAATTGAGCCTTAACCCAACTTTCAAGACCACCCTTGACGATAATTTCTTGCAAGTTCTTCCCCAATTCACCAACCTTTTGTTCTAAAATGACAGGTCCATCTAGAGACCCTTCGGTGACAATGACCTTAGTCTTTGCCACGTCCCACTTCAAGAACCAACCAGTTCTTCTAGTCAATTCCTTAGGGGCATCCTTATATTTGGCTCTTAGTTTTTCAATTAGAACTGGAATTTCTAAAGTC is a genomic window containing:
- the NCAS0B02610 gene encoding uncharacterized protein (ancestral locus Anc_8.463); this translates as MFSSNSGNKSKRKSFFFFGNDGKSTTTSPSPSKTSTHHSSPHTSKPNSSKNTTNKTISSKRTSSTIKNTKSLSKGPLDVKPLQNNNPFIEQEETHHHNTKIQTGLLTPSNGQLNLNKVPTVASIPDNIPSNPFNPFTSGNANTSTVSHSTMSRRPPPPPLNVDLIKQNIRDKSPSGDVPSSIHDRPESSENVLCKPMENVNPETVTNPYQHRRQRSEAEKLVDDIDHYIIEHKELSTTPGVVEIQSTPSYKLTDIDPESGLELNSFIDSSSGEIKPEVSLHIANAGAKDGSSLDQNDHYADAVSSDMNKGAYKDKDSFSFTNSLSSNSVRSVQHVEHEPTESESPHQRYNEVDDNDSHMSLFEDNTSQRTGDQVLRVTNAATSSIASSNRDSSTMRSPNINYSHFDSSSDEHTNSQAEIMVPEEPPRRFRIANEEKPTFFVNEDDSTTLDFESDKALDTVPSPTSSYSERIISNSRVNILENTLQLPNDTQSSITASTTSITKSLHNPPKVKDGSIQADMYGSPPTKLGMNSPISNADTTAVYSTPSKKSSKSTSAATSVLSPKSERNVRLVSSYVEELRLKYYKTSNFLQAPPNLPSSLKQKNNLIQPKNIKVRIRTSSKQIGIKHGRVKQKLLTLETTNEEEGENQKDKINVDHTKEFHKLLNRESSRIRRGDSEMDDASEDYLNDIPGDEAYDSDDVMAPLREKKTDANAKNISRSNTVVSYYTKKQNRLRSGTVDIDYLSNRELPTGISISDYKENDMMDPQRSSSINSEKSDLTNLNFSFGTSLHVANPDSD
- the SEC26 gene encoding coatomer subunit beta (ancestral locus Anc_8.462), whose product is MSVDTKQPAYTLVFDPSSNGQTYSATDFQKSLEKGSDEEKIVTMKAILATMLEGNPLPELLMHIIRFVMPSKNKQLKKLIYFYWEIVPKLDEDGKLRHEMILVCNAIQHDLQHPNEYIRGNTLRFLTKLRESELLEQMVPSVLACLDYRHAYVRKYAILAVFSIYKVSSHLLPDAKEIISTFLAAETDPICKRNAFLALSELDREGALTYLEANITNIEGLDPLLQASFVEFIRTDATHTPSLKSQYIELLLELLSSATSDEVIFETALALTVLTSNQSILVATVTKLVDLAVRVSDNNVKLIVLDRIQDINASNPGSLEELTVDILRVLNAEDLDVRSKALDISMSLVTSRNVEDVLQLLKKEVQTTVNNKDNDKSMEYRTLLIKTIRTVAIKFGEMAGNVVSLLLDFISDLNSVAASGVIVFIKEVMEKYPQLRESLLNNLLLKLDDLKSAKAYRGALWILGEYAETEHEIQDCWKHIRTSVGEVPILQSEKSKLNKNKEGEEDEEKELTQKQGGPIILPDGTYATESAFGANEQKEVSEDEEEDKRPPIRRFVLSGDFYTASILASTIIKLVLRFEKLSKNAGIINALKAEGLLILVSIIRVGQSSLVKKPIDEDSTERLLSAIAILMDETNPNEKSSERELLELAFLQATKESFKSQIAASKRINKKISTKSLGENAELIEKPIIFRQLVGEDSNIVQKDSIQEDLELAIKGNAARSNTHSVTSMLKKIVPLTGFSDPVYAEVYITNNQFDVVLDVLLVNQTKETLKNLHIQFATIGDLKIIENPPRVNVVPHGFHRVTVTVKVSSADTGVVFGNIIYDGGHGQDARYVILNDVHIDIMDYIKPSKTDADNFRSMWNRFEWENKISVKCDLPSLPNYLDELVKGTNMNVLTNLESLNDNSRFLSCNLYAKSSFGEEALANVCVERDVETKSIVGTVRIRSKGQGLALSLGDRVAMIAKESKAFKLARV
- the MRPL7 gene encoding mitochondrial 54S ribosomal protein uL5m (ancestral locus Anc_8.461), translated to MNRFILVPTRNFSRTNCISKSAYSLVEPVHHLVKIDKNRLSPRFPELNYDKRDIRSPSFKPLHVCQDRVQEHYFNSIQPDLLLMNYNHNPEIKKGLKMREWDGSSPYHINRPLRKPKGSEAQYPDIHPIKWDNIPQIESVVLNCYVKEARDNQLLAISAALQIQQITGCKPQVIYSRSDVPTWKIRKGHQMGAKLELKGYPMSQFLTTLSEIVLPRIREYRGISGKSGNRFGGLSFGLNEEDVKFFPEIDANQDLWPKTFGMHININTTAQTNEQARMLVSAFQLPVQKSQKASIEN
- the FMN1 gene encoding riboflavin kinase (ancestral locus Anc_8.459) translates to MGGRPFDVPIPEEPKAPFPIITEYCDIVCGFGRGSTDLGIPTANVEIEEVPPRMNLLDLGVYFGFAHLEKVDKELTHVNRKDGQKVAYNYGSHLTEENGDLDILPMVLSIGRNPFYGNDFKTIELHILHDFTDNFYGAKVKFNILGHIRQELDYTTKEALIRDINIDIEIARSTLLKKSYLKYKEELRC
- the PRP42 gene encoding mRNA splicing protein PRP42 (ancestral locus Anc_8.457), whose amino-acid sequence is MDKYNSLLDDEKFSSLTLQVTKFPRELSNWEALLNHLILFSSPLNKALDPQIQKLIRNTYTSMLFYFPYLENYYVDYALFEYKLGNVSKMHKIFKHALNVFNQRSLLIWVSYLKLCNEVIPDSKQLFKKYELAERFIGLHFLSGEFWDLYLEQLQERCANNGRYLIVLRKILEIPLHSFSKFYAIWLRQIDSINDLSQLCRIAPQNDLLNKLKIDVKYNGRRGPYLAEAKTLIKKSTKELYTVVQCQVLDIFSLFESKLYTHYFTSQGTLISSDEISTWEKYLEYTINLNVKPLTHLNFQRALIPLAAYDIVWIKYAQWLIEKNDDLVTAKNVLLRALSMSLKKTSIMRFLYSILSKMNQFDTLSRLLEQVETSYLNEIEKSDDFDIFWDFIQFQIFMSKTQGQSRYSNSQTLSLLPPKVFDKIIKRLSYGTERSGQEMILEALLQLQTKENTQLIEEQIFQYLINTNIEYYTKNAKFWSLYCHLIFFDPSKSYLERRAHIVNNIWKKASKYSLEDNSSLHKFCESYLPDDLDAFEDLFVV